A portion of the Maylandia zebra isolate NMK-2024a linkage group LG9, Mzebra_GT3a, whole genome shotgun sequence genome contains these proteins:
- the sox17 gene encoding transcription factor SOX-17, whose product MSSPDAGYASDDQTQGRCTLSVMMPGMGHCQWADPLSPLGDTKVKNEPCASSSGSQNRGKSEPRIRRPMNAFMVWAKDERKRLAQQNPDLHNAELSKMLGKSWKSLPITEKQPFVEEAERLRVQHMQDHPNYKYRPRRRKQVKRIKRLDSGFLVHGVSDHTASLMPGENRVGVDSLGIGYHEHGFQVPPQPLSHYRDAQALGGPSYETYSLPTPDTSPLDAVESESMFFPPQSQEDCHMMPAYSYQSQAAEFQPQDPLSNHHSNAIVHRHPASAQEQPPQLPPSYMGCPNPLAMYYPHHCNPSHTKRHPGGAGQLSPPPDAHPHSADSVEQMHHSDLIGEVDRSEFEQYLSSSSARADMTGLPYGSHEAGMQGPESLISSVLSDASTAVYYCSYNNS is encoded by the exons ATGAGTAGTCCCGATGCGGGTTACGCCAGCGACGATCAGACCCAGGGAAGGTGTACGCTGTCAGTCATGATGCCTGGAATGGGACACTGCCAGTGGGCCGACCCTCTCAGTCCTCTTGGGGACACAAAAGTGAAAAACGAGCCGTGCGCGTCCAGCTCCGGCAGCCAGAATCGCGGGAAAAGCGAACCTCGGATCCGACGGCCCATGAATGCGTTTATGGTCTGGGCAAAGGATGAGCGCAAGAGACTGGCGCAGCAAAACCCGGACCTGCACAACGCAGAGCTGAGCAAAATGCTGG GAAAATCATGGAAATCGCTTCCTATAACAGAAAAGCAGCCTTTTGTGGAAGAGGCAGAGCGGCTGCGGGTCCAGCACATGCAGGACCACCCCAACTACAAGTACCGGCCCCGGCGGCGGAAGCAGGTGAAGAGGATTAAGAGGCTGGACTCTGGCTTTCTGGTCCATGGCGTGTCAGATCACACGGCCTCATTGATGCCCGGGGAGAACAGGGTGGGTGTGGATAGCCTTGGCATTGGCTACCATGAGCACGGCTTCCAGGTTCCTCCACAGCCGCTCAGTCACTACCGTGATGCTCAGGCTCTTGGAGGCCCCTCTTATGAAACCTACAGCCTGCCCACACCTGACACCTCTCCCCTGGACGCTGTGGAGTCAGAGTCCATGTTCTTTCCCCCCCAATCACAAGAGGATTGTCACATGATGCCTGCATACTCTTACCAGTCACAAGCTGCAGAATTTCAGCCCCAGGACCCCCTCTCCAACCACCACAGCAACGCCATCGTGCACCGACACCCAGCCTCGGCTCAAGAGCAGCCCCCTCAGCTCCCCCCTTCGTACATGGGGTGCCCCAACCCTTTAGCCATGTATTACCCTCACCACTGCAATCCCAGTCACACCAAACGGCACCCCGGTGGAGCAGGACAGCTCTCCCCACCTCCTGACGCTCACCCTCACTCAGCAGACAGCGTGGAGCAGATGCACCACTCTGACCTGATCGGTGAGGTAGACCGCAGCGAGTTCGAGCAGTATTTGAGTTCCTCTTCAGCGCGTGCAGACATGACAGGCTTGCCGTACGGGTCACACGAGGCAGGCATGCAAGGACCTGAAAGCCTCATATCATCGGTGCTGTCAGACGCCAGCACAGCTGTGTATTACTGTAGCTACAACAACTCCTAA